GATGCGAGCATGAAAGAAAGTACTTTCTTCAGGTGCATGGGGAATGAGTTTGGGATTGAGTTTGGGTATTGGGGGAAGCCCTTTCTTTTGGCGCGAGCAGAGTGGCTCTCAAGCGTAAAAGCGCCGAGTTCGGTCTACTTGTGGAATGACTTGCAAAAGGCCGCTTCGGTTTGCTGCCAAGCGGAGATTTTTGCCCTGAACTGTAGGGTTTTGGTAAAGGGATCGTGAAATTGAGTTCAGCGTTAGAGGGAGGCGAAGCTTTTCTAAGTTTGTCACCCATTGAGTCCGATTACTCATACGGATTGGTCCGCCGATCTGTAAATTTACTCATTCACCCCTCCTAACATCCAAATCTTATGGCTTTCAATCGCCTCAAACTCAGGACCCAGATCTTGCTGGGTATTTTGCTCCCCATCGTGATTGCCTCTTTTCTCGCGGTTTTCTTTGGTTTCGAAGCGCACGAGATGGAGCTCTCAGCATCGGAGACAAAGAATCGAGACTTAGACAGTTTTCAGGCTGCCTGGCAGATGAAGCTAGATGTGATCCAGGTTCAGCAGTGGTTGACGGATATTTCCGCTACCCGAGCCAGGGATGGTTTAGACGATGGTTTCACGGAAGCGGCGGCTGCTAGGGATTCCTTCAAGGATTGTGTTGCGTATTTTCAGACGCGATGGAGCGAGGACGGAAATCGGGATCGCTTGGGTGAGCTCGATGCTCTGGATCGGTTTTTCGACGATTACTACGAGAGTGGCAAGAAGATGGCCAATGCTTACATCTCTGGAGGACCAGCGGAAGGAAATATCTCCATGGCTGCCTTTGACGCATCTGCGGCTCGATTGAATGAAACGCTGAATGGTTTTTTCGAGGAGCAAAAAGCGTCGATGCGTAACTCGCTGTCTGGAGTCGTCAAATTCACTGAGAAACTGCAGACTGGAACGATTGTGGCGTTCATTGGCATGACAATTGTGGGCCTGGGAATTGGACTCTTTATTTCTAATCGGATAACCAAGCCTTTGATCGGCATCATGGAGCGGCTGGGGCAGAACGCGGCTTCGATGGCTGATGTGTCCGATCAAGTCACCTCGGCGAGCATGAATCTGGCGGAGGGAAGTACCGACCAGGCTTCATCCTTGGATATCACGGCCAATGAGCTTCGTACTCTGAGCGATACAACAAACGGCAATGCCGAATCCGCTGTGCAGGCCGACAAGCTAATCAAGGATTCAAACGCGCTAATCGTTCGCTCGAGCGAAATCATCGCAAACATGTCTCGATCTATGGAGCAGATCTCCAATACGGGGCGCGAGACGCAGAAGATTGTCAACACCATCGACGAGATCGCTTTTCAGACAAATTTGCTGGCCTTGAACGCAGCAGTGGAAGCTGCTCGAGCAGGCGAGGCTGGAGCTGGGTTTGCGGTGGTAGCCGATGAAGTGCGCAATCTAGCGACGCGGGCGGCGGATGCGGCCAAGAATACTTCGCAGATGATTGAGGATTCCGTTTCGGAAATTGAGGCGGGAGCCAAGTTCGCGTCCGAAACGAATGCAGCTTACGTCGATATTGCTCGCCAGTCTGACGAGTCGACTCGACTCATCGCCCAGATTGCGGGCGTTTGCGCTGAGCAGTCCGCGATGCTCGAGCGAATCAATCAGTCAATGAAGGGGCTCGATACGGTCGTTCAGAAGAACGCTGCCAGCGCGGAGGAATCGGCGTCAACATCGGAAGAGATGCATGCCCAATCCGAAGATTTGAGAGGACTGGCCCATCAGCTTTTAGTTTTGGTATCCGGGGACAAGGGCCAGAAGGTCGGCGACTCCTATGGAGCACTTGTCAGTGTCTCGAAACCGAGTTCTAAGCCCGCTTCGAGCCCGAGAATGGGCGACGGTGCCAACATGGTGCTGCCCGAGGATGTATGGGGTAATTAGAGGAGCTTTAACAAAGAATTGGCTCTAGCTGCACTGGGGGTAAAAATATTCTCAAATTGAGTAAATTACTCTACTTTCTTCCTACGATTGTCGAATATACGCCCGACACGTGCGCATGCTAGGGAGGTTAAAAACTATTTTGGGTCACGACAGTCGTGGCCCCTTGCCGGACTTGGACGCCCTCCGGGATCGAGTGGTTCGCTTGTGCCTTGGCTACATCATTTCTTTTTCCGCTCCCGTCTTGATACTGGGAATCGTCCTTTCGATGGGTGAGAGCTGGAACTGGTACGCTACGACTCAGTTGGTTGCCTATTCATGCTGCCTGATCGGCTATTTCGCTTTTCCGAGGAACAAGAGCAAATGTTTGTCCTACTATGTAGTTGCGATTGTGATACTATTGGGATGCTCTGGGATCGCTGCGTGGGGCCCGTCTCCGAGTCGTTTTATCGTTCTGAGTTTCGGTTGCCTGTTTGCAGCCTTGTTTAGTGGGGCTCGCTTCGCGTTTGCGGCCATCGTCTCCAGTACGGGCCTTGTTTGCTTTGCGGCCTGGGCTAATCAGTTTATCGCGATCGATGGCGGAGGCGATTCGGTGTCGCATCACAGCGTCAGACAGTGGATCGTGACCATCTTGTCATTCGCCTTTTACTCAGCTTGTGGATGCTTGATGGTGGCATGGGTCGCCCGCAGCCTGCAGAATTCGATAAAGGTACTTTTTAAGCGAGAAGGCGAATTAAGAGAAACCAATGCCTTGCTGCGTAAGCAGGCGGTCGAGCTCGAGGTGCAGGCATTGGAGCTGGAGAAGCAAGCCGAAGTGCTCACCGAACAACGCGATCTGGCGGATCAAGCTTCCAAGGCCAAGGACCGTTTTCTCTCCGTCATCAGCCACGAATTGCGTACCCCGATGAATCCGATTCTCGGCTTCCTTGACTTGCTGGAGTCGGAAGGACGATTGGGTGGAGAATCGCAAGAGAGGCTTACTCTGATGCGCCAGTCGGGCGAACACCTGTTATACATGATCGACAAGCTAGTCGACTTTTCGGAGATGGACTCCGGTAAGCTGCAGCTAAATCCAAGCTCTGTGTCCTGGCTGGAACTGAAGACGAAAGCTCGAGCGCGCCTGAAGCCGTTTGCCAATCAAGGCCGTGTCGAACTTTCCATTCAGTGTTCAGAAAGTGATGAGGACCGTGTTTCTCTCGATAGGAAGAGAACGCTGCAGGTCGTGCAGGAACTTGGCATGAATGCTTTGAAGTTTACCAGCGTTGGCCAAGTCTTGATCGATTTCTCCCTTGCCCGAAAGGCGGATTCGGCCGACTGGATTTGTATTCGTGTCGTAGATACTGGGATGGGAATGGATGAAGCGATGCAGAAGTCCTTGTTCGCTTCCTTCTCTCAGGTTGACGATAGTCGCACTCGTGAGTTTGGCGGTCTGGGCTTGGGATTATCCATTTGCGAATCCTTGGTAAGATCCATGGAAGGTACGATAGCGGTGGAAAGTTCCTTAGGACACGGCTCCATGTTCACGATTCGATTCCCTGTGAAAGTTATGCCGAGACAGGATTCTGCCCCTCGGGCTGTTGAAAAACTAAAGGTGTTTTCAAAGCCAATTTCCGTACTGGTGGCAGAGGATGATATGCTGAATCAGCGAGTGGTAACGGCTCTACTCAAGCGGATCGGGGCGAACGCCACCTGCGTGGAAGATGGCAAGCAAGCGATCGAAGCTCTACGAACTTCCCAATACGATGTGGTGCTCATGGATCTTAGCATGCCCGTATTGGATGGCTTGAGCGCCGCGAGGGAAATTCGTCGCATCGAAAGTATTAAGGACACGCCTATCATCGCTCTCACCGCTCATTCTTATTCAAAATGTGAGGAGAGTTGTGCTGAGGCGGGAATGAACGGTTTCCTTACCAAACCCGCTCGGGCGGACAAGCTATTCGAAGCAATCGCCCGTTCTATGGGGGCGAAGCAGGCCAGCCGAAACTGAATCGGGAGCAGGTGTTTCTAGAGTTCGGTGGACCGTAATAAGCCACGTTATTGGTTAGATTGAACTGCTTCAATCCCCCTCGTTCGCTCCCATTCTACGTTTTAGCTTATAAGTCCCTAGGGAATATACTGATTTTTAGGCTATTGCTAAGTATTTACTCGCAAGAAGCGACCGATTGTTGAGTAGTTGTCCTTATTCCCGTTCTCGGGGTTGCCCAATCCAACATGAATAAAACACTCAAATCAGCCCTTTGGGCTTTGGGAGCTCTTTTTGCCAGTTCTCCCTTCTACGCACAGGAATCTACCAGCCTGTTCTCTTTCGACTTTTCGTCGGGGCTTGCTGTCACCGATTCCGTTTCTGGAGTTGACGTTTCCGACTGGAGCGTGGGAAGCACAGCCACTGTTTCAGAGAGTCTAACATTGACAGGTGGAAGTTCTACACTCTTCACATTCACTCCGACTTCGGGATTTCAGATCGATTTAAGCGAGTTAACCTTCAATACTAGTAAGATTCAGGCTCCTGATAGTACCAAGGGAAATGGAGCAGGGAGCGTCAAATTCACTTTGACACTTTCTGGCGAAAATTTTGATGAAGCTCTAGAGATTTTCGGTAATGCTGAAGCTAGCTCCAGCGGAGGATCGCAAAGCTACACTTTTGAGGATGCAAGCAGTCTAACAGGAGCAAACATTTTCACGCTGACTACAGCATCCTCAGAAGGAGCCTTGGTATTGGACAATTTTGAGGTTTTGGGAACCGTATCGGCTGTACCAGAGCCAGCCACCGTTTTCGCTCTTTTAGCGGGTGGATTCGTTAGCTTCTACGTGGCTCGCAATCGCCGCCGTAGCGTCGCCTAACGTACGATTTTAATCTTCTTGTTTTGGGACCCTTGGCTTTCGAGTCAGGGGTCTTTTTTGTTTTTGAGCAACGACCTCAGCTTTGTCTTGGGTCTACTTCCTTTTCGAAGAGACGGTAGTGCGTCTCTTCCAAACCCAGAGAGCGGTAGACTGCTTGAGCGGCCAAGTTCTCTTTTTCGACGTAGAGCCGGTAGCCGCACACGTTCGATTCCTCTTTAGACAGTTTTTCCACCTCTTGATACAAGGCCCGGAAGGCTCCTTTGCGGCGCGAGTTCGGTTCCACGTATACGCTTTGTATCCACCAGAAAATACCATTTCTCCAATCGCTCCACTCCGTGGTGATCATGAGTGAGCCCACGAGCTTCCCTTCGCTTTCGGCTACTAAATAGAAGCCCAATTCCTTGTGCTGCAATAGGGTAAGCACGCCCGCTTTTACGACATCGGGCAAGAGCTCCTTGTCCTCGGTTTCCTTCGCCATGGATATGTTGAAATGGGCGATGGTAGGGGCGTCGTCACAGGTCGCTCGGCGTACTCGAATTGGTGTTATTGGCATTTGGTGAATCGGCGGTCCGGGGGGCGGTTCTACTTTCAGATTTGCTGCTATGCATAGAGAGGCGAGCTTATACTCGACTCTCAAACTGACTTTCACTTGCTAAGTAATGGGATATATCCCAAAACGAGGGAGGTATGCAGGACAATGTAACAAAGAGAAGTAATCGTTAGGAAGGTGGCGCGACCGAGTAAACCAAGATTGATCGACGGAGTGCCTCAACCGATTCTCTACTTGCCCAGTGGCTGGACTGAAAAGCACCCCGAGGCAGCGGAAGTTGCCATCGAGGACTTTGAAGTGCAGCGTTTGGTGGATGGACATGGCCACACTTTGCAGGATGCGGCTGCTAAGGTGGGTGTATCCAAAAGCACAGCGGGGAGGATGCTGCAGCGGAGCAGACGACTAATCGCGATTTCCATCGAACGGCGTCTCCCTTTCTTTCTGGATGCTAGCGAAGACCTCGAGTTGCAAGTGCAGCCGACAGCAACTGTTGATCATTCTGATACTGGGGGATTTCCTGTTTTGGCAGTGGCCGTTACTAAGGCGGAAAGGGATGTGGAAGTGGCTCGTATTTTTGGGCGGGCTGCCTTTTTTGCCATTTTCCGTAATTGGGATTCTGAACCTGAGTTTATGGAAAACAGAGCCTCGCTAGCTCCCCGAAACGCCGCCCGCGACACGATCCGTATGTTGTCGGAACAAGGAGTAGGTTGTGTGGTTGCCGGACGCTTTGGTTCGGAAGCGATCGAGCTTTTGGGTGAGGTGAAAATCGAGGCTGTAGTGGCTTCAGGAATACGGCTGGATCAAGCCCTAGACTTGGCGAAATTTGCTACTCGTTGAATTTACTATGAATAACTGTGAAACTACACTTGGCACACGACTCGTGATGCCAGTCATCGAAAACAACGGCCTAGAGTCACTCATCTCCGAGCACTTTGGACAGGCTCCCGGTTTTTTGGCTATCGATTGTGATGGGCAGAATCCCGTATATCTCGACGCGCAAGAAGCGCGAGGTCCGAGCGAATGCGCCCCTATTGACGCTTTAGCTAGGAGCGGCGCTAAATACGTGCTCTGCAAGGGTATGGGAAAAGGGGCCCTCAAGCGGTGTTTGCATGCGTCGCTGCAGGTGATGCAAGCGAAAGGAAATACGGTTGCAGAAGTTCTGGAGGCTGTTCGAGAAGAGGGTTGGGCTGATTTTCCTGATTCTGCGATTTGTGATCATGGCGGAGATCATCACCATCATCATGCGGGGCAGGGAGGCAGATGCGGTTGAGGGAGGGTTGCAAGCTTGCCAGCCTGCTCGATCTCAATCGATTGAGGAAGGAAGGGCACGGAGACTGTATTGCCTGTATCCATCCAGACTTACGCCTTGAATTTTCGCTCGAAGGTCCGGATCGCTTGAGGGCTTCCGTCGATTTCAAGGAATCGATGACAAGCTACGGTCAAATGGTGCACAGCGGTGTCCAGTCGTTTGTAATGCAAGAGGCTATGATTTGCGCGTTGCTTGCCTGTGGCATCTATGCGACCCCGATTTACTCAAAGACCAGTTATCTGAAACCGGTGAGGTCCGAGCCGAGCGCTTATATTTACGTATCGATCAAATCCGAACCGGACACTCTGCTAAAGGCGGAGGCTGAGCTTTGGCAGGGAGGCAAGGTCTGTTCGATTGCTAAGTCGGGCTTTTTGGAGCTTAGCCCGGAAGACCTTTAACTATCGGTAAACGACAAGTGCCTCCCTTGCGGGAGGCACTTTTTTGAATTTTCTGTCGTATTAGATTTGTGGAGACCGGTCTTTGCCAAGGCTGTTCTTGATCCGGCTGAATATTGATCCGAGCCCGACACCTCTATTTTTAGAGTCGTTTGCGTAGGATTTCTGGTCGTCGTAAAACTCTGGGTAGTAGATCTTCGCTTTCTTTTTGCTGATGCCGTTCACGACCGCTCCAAAAATCGGTTTACCTAGTTTGCTAAGCTTGCTGATGGATTTTTGGGCGTTGTCCATTTTGGGGATGCCAAAGCCGATAACGATTAGCTGTCCATCCGCGTGTTGGGAGACATTGCGGGCATCGCCGTAGAGATGGGTGGGAGGCGTATCTATCACGATTCGATCGTAGCGATTTCGCAGCTCTGCCATTAGCGACTCGAATCGCTCTGATTCGAATAGTCGGTATGGATGGGCGTTGGGGGCTCCGGCTGGCATGACGTCACAGTCAAGAGTGGGGCTTTTGTAGATGCTGTCCTCAATGTTTGCGCTTCGGTCCTGCAGGTAATGAACCAGACCGCTGCGAGCGTGCTCAAGTACGGCGGCCTGATTGCTGCGGAGGTCGCAATTTAGCAGAAGGGTTTTGTCTCCGTAGCGCTCGAAGGCGGCGGCGATGGAGGAGGCCACGTATGATTTGCCTTCTCCGTGGGAGGTGGAGGTTACGAGGATCGACTTGGCGTCGCTTGTCGATTGGTCCAAGCGGATGGAGTCGATGATGTTGTTTAGGTTTTCGCTCACGCGTGGGTCGCGTGAGTTTTCCCTCACCATCTTGTGCAAGTTGGAGTCTGCGTTTTCGGCGACACTTAGCATGCCGATGATGGGTTGACCGAGTCGACGCTCGATGTCGGAACGGCACTTTACTCGGTTGTCAAGAAAGACTAGGACTATGAGAACGAAGGTGCCGCTTACGCCGCCGGCCATAAAGGCGAGGAGAGCTCCGGTCCGGAGGTTGGGTTGGGCGAGTTCGCGCGGCACGCGAGCTTCGTCGACGATACGTATGCGAGAGGTTTGTCCGCGGTTTTGGGCTTCGATTTCCTGGATACGGCTAAAGAACTGGAGGTAGAGCCGCTTGTTGACCTCCAGGTCCCGCATTTTGGAATCGTAGGTTGCCTGCATGCCTTGCAGATCGAGGATCTGCTGTTTCTTTTGGTTCACCTTGGCGAGGGAGGCGTGGTAGTTGCGCTCACCTTGGCGGAGCTCGGCCTTTAGCATCTCCACTTGTGTATCCATGGCGTTGGCGAGTTCCGTTTCGGCGGCCTGCAGACTCTCCGAAGCTTGGATCATCTTAGGGTGGAATTCGCGGTAGCGCTGTTCCAATTCCGCCATTTGTATCCGCAAATTCGATATGGTGGCCACCAGTTCACGAATATTTGGGTTGTCGGTAAGGAAGGATAATTCCAGCAAGGATTCGCCGCGTTCCGTTTTCCGCTCCACCATTGACCACTTGGCGTAGAGGCGGTCGAGCGCTTCTTTGGCATTGGTGGCGTTAGCGTTCAGGATGCTGATTTCCTGACGGTCGATGTCTAGTCCCTGATCGAAGGAAATCGTTTTTTGGCTATTCTTGAAGGCGTGAATATCGCGTTCAAGGTTCTCCACTTTCAGGCGTTGGATTTCTGCTTGATCTCGCAGTTCAACAATAGCGCGATCCATAATCTCGGAGCGGCGCTCTGAGTGGGCGGCCGATATCTCCTCGTGGAAGAAATTCGCCACGCGGGCGGCAACTTCAGGATCCTGGTGTAAGTACTCAATAACTACGACCAAGCTAAGGCGTGAAGGAATGACGTTTCGATGCTCCTCCACGATAGACATTATTCCCTCCAGGGTTTTCTCGCCTTCGGGTATTTCGTAGGGGGCTATGAAGTCATCGTAGATTTCGGCTTCGATGCGGGATGCGATACGAGCAAGAATCTGATCGCTCTCGTAGAAACCGACCTCCGTGTTGAGGTCTTCGCTTGTCTCCAAGGTCTCTTCCGTTACTTCCGCGAACTGGAGTTGCTTTTCCTCCTGTCGGAGGAGCTGGATAGTAGTCTCGGCTTTATATAGAGGGTCGAGCGAGGCGATTACGGCGAGGACTATGCTTGCGACTGAGATTGCCACCACGAGAAATATCCACATTCGCTCGCGGGCGGCTGCGTAATATTTGCTCAGGTCTATTCCGCGGCTTGACGGCGTCGGGTTGAAATCCGTCTTGGGAAATTCTGAATTGCTAGAGGGTTTCATGAGGAAAGTTGGATTTCTTTGTGTATTAAAAGAGTTTCTCTGGGACGATTACTTCGTCTCCATCTTTCAGATAGCTTTGGCTCAGTTCTGGATAGCGATCGAGTTGAGAGAGATCTATCGTCTGTGTGCTTGAGCTTCCATCACGGTCGAAGCGGCGGAGCTCGACCTTTCGCTCGTTGCCGCTTGGCGTTATGTCTCCTGCCGCGGTAATCACATCGATGAGGGTGAAATTCTCCTCTGGCGGTATGAGGACGAAACCAGGCTTGTTCACTTCGCCGCGGACGCGAACTCTCCGCTGGGCATACTCCTTGATGTTGAG
This DNA window, taken from Pelagicoccus albus, encodes the following:
- a CDS encoding GNAT family N-acetyltransferase; translated protein: MPITPIRVRRATCDDAPTIAHFNISMAKETEDKELLPDVVKAGVLTLLQHKELGFYLVAESEGKLVGSLMITTEWSDWRNGIFWWIQSVYVEPNSRRKGAFRALYQEVEKLSKEESNVCGYRLYVEKENLAAQAVYRSLGLEETHYRLFEKEVDPRQS
- a CDS encoding PaaI family thioesterase; this encodes MRLREGCKLASLLDLNRLRKEGHGDCIACIHPDLRLEFSLEGPDRLRASVDFKESMTSYGQMVHSGVQSFVMQEAMICALLACGIYATPIYSKTSYLKPVRSEPSAYIYVSIKSEPDTLLKAEAELWQGGKVCSIAKSGFLELSPEDL
- a CDS encoding methyl-accepting chemotaxis protein — its product is MAFNRLKLRTQILLGILLPIVIASFLAVFFGFEAHEMELSASETKNRDLDSFQAAWQMKLDVIQVQQWLTDISATRARDGLDDGFTEAAAARDSFKDCVAYFQTRWSEDGNRDRLGELDALDRFFDDYYESGKKMANAYISGGPAEGNISMAAFDASAARLNETLNGFFEEQKASMRNSLSGVVKFTEKLQTGTIVAFIGMTIVGLGIGLFISNRITKPLIGIMERLGQNAASMADVSDQVTSASMNLAEGSTDQASSLDITANELRTLSDTTNGNAESAVQADKLIKDSNALIVRSSEIIANMSRSMEQISNTGRETQKIVNTIDEIAFQTNLLALNAAVEAARAGEAGAGFAVVADEVRNLATRAADAAKNTSQMIEDSVSEIEAGAKFASETNAAYVDIARQSDESTRLIAQIAGVCAEQSAMLERINQSMKGLDTVVQKNAASAEESASTSEEMHAQSEDLRGLAHQLLVLVSGDKGQKVGDSYGALVSVSKPSSKPASSPRMGDGANMVLPEDVWGN
- a CDS encoding response regulator; its protein translation is MLGRLKTILGHDSRGPLPDLDALRDRVVRLCLGYIISFSAPVLILGIVLSMGESWNWYATTQLVAYSCCLIGYFAFPRNKSKCLSYYVVAIVILLGCSGIAAWGPSPSRFIVLSFGCLFAALFSGARFAFAAIVSSTGLVCFAAWANQFIAIDGGGDSVSHHSVRQWIVTILSFAFYSACGCLMVAWVARSLQNSIKVLFKREGELRETNALLRKQAVELEVQALELEKQAEVLTEQRDLADQASKAKDRFLSVISHELRTPMNPILGFLDLLESEGRLGGESQERLTLMRQSGEHLLYMIDKLVDFSEMDSGKLQLNPSSVSWLELKTKARARLKPFANQGRVELSIQCSESDEDRVSLDRKRTLQVVQELGMNALKFTSVGQVLIDFSLARKADSADWICIRVVDTGMGMDEAMQKSLFASFSQVDDSRTREFGGLGLGLSICESLVRSMEGTIAVESSLGHGSMFTIRFPVKVMPRQDSAPRAVEKLKVFSKPISVLVAEDDMLNQRVVTALLKRIGANATCVEDGKQAIEALRTSQYDVVLMDLSMPVLDGLSAAREIRRIESIKDTPIIALTAHSYSKCEESCAEAGMNGFLTKPARADKLFEAIARSMGAKQASRN
- a CDS encoding NifB/NifX family molybdenum-iron cluster-binding protein, with the translated sequence MARPSKPRLIDGVPQPILYLPSGWTEKHPEAAEVAIEDFEVQRLVDGHGHTLQDAAAKVGVSKSTAGRMLQRSRRLIAISIERRLPFFLDASEDLELQVQPTATVDHSDTGGFPVLAVAVTKAERDVEVARIFGRAAFFAIFRNWDSEPEFMENRASLAPRNAARDTIRMLSEQGVGCVVAGRFGSEAIELLGEVKIEAVVASGIRLDQALDLAKFATR
- a CDS encoding PEP-CTERM sorting domain-containing protein (PEP-CTERM proteins occur, often in large numbers, in the proteomes of bacteria that also encode an exosortase, a predicted intramembrane cysteine proteinase. The presence of a PEP-CTERM domain at a protein's C-terminus predicts cleavage within the sorting domain, followed by covalent anchoring to some some component of the (usually Gram-negative) cell surface. Many PEP-CTERM proteins exhibit an unusual sequence composition that includes large numbers of potential glycosylation sites. Expression of one such protein has been shown restore the ability of a bacterium to form floc, a type of biofilm.), translating into MNKTLKSALWALGALFASSPFYAQESTSLFSFDFSSGLAVTDSVSGVDVSDWSVGSTATVSESLTLTGGSSTLFTFTPTSGFQIDLSELTFNTSKIQAPDSTKGNGAGSVKFTLTLSGENFDEALEIFGNAEASSSGGSQSYTFEDASSLTGANIFTLTTASSEGALVLDNFEVLGTVSAVPEPATVFALLAGGFVSFYVARNRRRSVA
- a CDS encoding NifB/NifX family molybdenum-iron cluster-binding protein, giving the protein MNNCETTLGTRLVMPVIENNGLESLISEHFGQAPGFLAIDCDGQNPVYLDAQEARGPSECAPIDALARSGAKYVLCKGMGKGALKRCLHASLQVMQAKGNTVAEVLEAVREEGWADFPDSAICDHGGDHHHHHAGQGGRCG
- a CDS encoding GumC family protein, coding for MKPSSNSEFPKTDFNPTPSSRGIDLSKYYAAARERMWIFLVVAISVASIVLAVIASLDPLYKAETTIQLLRQEEKQLQFAEVTEETLETSEDLNTEVGFYESDQILARIASRIEAEIYDDFIAPYEIPEGEKTLEGIMSIVEEHRNVIPSRLSLVVVIEYLHQDPEVAARVANFFHEEISAAHSERRSEIMDRAIVELRDQAEIQRLKVENLERDIHAFKNSQKTISFDQGLDIDRQEISILNANATNAKEALDRLYAKWSMVERKTERGESLLELSFLTDNPNIRELVATISNLRIQMAELEQRYREFHPKMIQASESLQAAETELANAMDTQVEMLKAELRQGERNYHASLAKVNQKKQQILDLQGMQATYDSKMRDLEVNKRLYLQFFSRIQEIEAQNRGQTSRIRIVDEARVPRELAQPNLRTGALLAFMAGGVSGTFVLIVLVFLDNRVKCRSDIERRLGQPIIGMLSVAENADSNLHKMVRENSRDPRVSENLNNIIDSIRLDQSTSDAKSILVTSTSHGEGKSYVASSIAAAFERYGDKTLLLNCDLRSNQAAVLEHARSGLVHYLQDRSANIEDSIYKSPTLDCDVMPAGAPNAHPYRLFESERFESLMAELRNRYDRIVIDTPPTHLYGDARNVSQHADGQLIVIGFGIPKMDNAQKSISKLSKLGKPIFGAVVNGISKKKAKIYYPEFYDDQKSYANDSKNRGVGLGSIFSRIKNSLGKDRSPQI